In the genome of Misgurnus anguillicaudatus chromosome 11, ASM2758022v2, whole genome shotgun sequence, one region contains:
- the LOC129416628 gene encoding glutathione S-transferase omega-1, producing the protein MAASQKCLGKGSTAPGPVPKDHIRLYSMRFCPFAQRTRLVLVAKGIKHEIININLKNKPEWFLEKNPLGLVPVLETESGQVIYESPITCEYLDEVYPQNKLLPSDPFQKAQQKMLLDHFSKLTPYFHKIPMGKKNGEDVSALVAEFKDKLSKLNEILVNKKAKFFGGDSVTLIDYMMWPWFERMEMLELNHLLDGTPALKKWTGHMLEDPSVKATMFSTETYKVFYKSYMEGNPNYDYGL; encoded by the exons ATGGCTGCCTCTCAGAAATGCCTCGGAAAAG GAAGCACTGCCCCTGGCCCTGTGCCAAAGGACCATATTCGGTTATACAGCATGAGATTCTGCCCTTTTGCCCAAAGAACAAGGCTTGTGCTTGTTGCCAAAGGAATAAA ACATGAAATTATCaacatcaatttaaaaaataaacctgAGTGGTTTTTGGAGAAGAATCCTCTTGGTTTGGTGCCAGTGCTGGAAACCGAGAGTGGTCAGGTGATATACGAGTCACCAATCACCTGTGAGTACCTGGATGAGGTCTATCCTCAGAATAAACTGCTCCCATCTGACCCGTTTCAGAAGGCCCAACAGAAAATGCTACTAGACCACTTTTCCAAA CTGACTCCATACTTCCATAAAATCCCAATGGGAAAGAAAAATGGAGAGGATGTCTCAGCACTTGTAGCTGAATTTAAGGACAAACTCTCCAAATTAAATGAG aTTCTCGTGAACAAGAAGGCCAAGTTTTTTGGAGGAGATTCAGTCACATTGATTGACTACATGATGTGGCCGTGGTTTGAAAGGATGGAGATGTTGGAGCTGAATCA CTTATTGGACGGCACTCCGGCGTTAAAAAAGTGGACTGGACACATGTTGGAGGATCCCAGTGTGAAAGCAACAATGTTCAGCACAGAAACCTACAAGGTCTTCTATAAGTCCTACATGGAGGGGAACCCTAATTATGATTATGGGTTATAG